ACTATACAATATGCCATCAATCTGAGGAATAATGGCACCTGCCAAGTTTATGAGTCAGGATCATTAAGAGGTAGTTTCGGTTCTTACAATGCTGGTGATCGTTTTAGAGTAGCAGTAGAAAGCAATATTGTACGGTATTACAGAAACGGAACTTTGTTTTATTCCAGTGCCCTGACGCCATCACTTCCGCTTTTGGTTGATGTTTCTATTAACAATGTCAATGGAACAATTTCCAACGCTAAAGTTGTTAATACTAACGCAGGAACTTATACTGTAACTGCATCTAATGTTGGTGCGTCACCCACATACCAATGGAAGGTGAATGGCGCAAATGTGGGGACAAGTTCCAGCACCTATGTTAATACTAATTTACAAATTAATGATGTGGTAAGTTGTGTTGTGACACCTGATGCTTCAGGATGTGATACAGCAACTTATCAGTCTAACTTAGTTACTGTTTTATCGAGTGGCAACCCTGTTGTTGCACCGATTTCTGGAAGTACCAGCGTATGTTTAGGGGATACTACGCAATTATCTAATAGTACGCCTGGGGGTGTTTGGTCAAGTAGCAATGCAGTAGTAGCTACGATTAATGCTTCTGGATTGGTTACTACCTTAGCAGCAGGAACTGCAACAATGACCTACACAGTAACTAGTGGTTCTTGCAGTAGTAACGCAGTTGTAATGATAACTGTGAATAACTTTACACCTACTGTTACCTTATCAACAAGCTCTTCAAATATCTGTTTAGGAAGCAGTGCAACATTTAATGCAACAGCTTTACAAACCGGAGGAGGAGCAATCTCATATTCTTTCAAGATCAATGGGGTGAGCGTTCAAAGTGGGTTTTCTTCTACTTTTACAACGACTAGTTTACTACAAGGTGATATCGTGACTTGTCAAATCAGTATAAGTGGCGGTACTTGTTTGGCACAAACAACAGCTACTTCTAATTCAATCGCCATGGTGGTTAACGCAGTTTCTACACCTTCTGTAGTACTAAGTACGCCATCAACCACAAATTGTAGTGGTAGTTCAGCAACTTTTACAGCAACTTCGAGTAATACGGGTGGCGGAGTTATTTCGTATAATTTTAGAGTAAATGGAGTAAGTGTTCAAAACGGAACCATCAATTCCTATGTGCTAACAAATCCTGCCAATGGTGTTGTAGTGGGTTGTGATATTTCGGTTCTTGGCGGAACTTGTCTATCTAGTACTACTGCAACTTCAAATTCGATTGTATTATCGATAGGAGCAAATAGTACTCCCACTGTTAGCATCACTTCATCTGCAACAACTTTTTGTGTTGGTAATTCAGCAACTATTACCGCTACTGCTATGAATACCGGAGGCGGTACAGTTACGTATACCTTTTTAAACAATGGAGCTATCATGCAAAGTGGCGCTTCGAATGTTTATAGCAGTTCCACTATTGCAAATGGATCAGCTATAAAATGTAATATAACGGTTAGTGGTGGAAGTTGTTTAACTTCTACAGTAGCGGGTTCTAATACGCTTAACTTTAATGTTACTAGTCCAACTATTGTATTGACATCTTCTGGAACGACTTTATGTACAGGAGCCAATGTTGTTTTTACAGCAACGGCTTCTAATACTTCTGGAGTTGGAAGCATTACTTATATCTTTCAGCGAAACGGAGTAACGGTGCAAAGTGGCTCTTCAAGTACTTATTCTACAAGTACTTATGCCAATGGGGATGTGTTTGATTGTGTTCTCAGTGTGAGCGGTGGTGTTTGTTCGAATGTTGTTTCAGTTACTTCAAATCCGATTTCAATTAATGCCCTTAATACTACAGTGAGCATCACTCCGAGTGCAAATACAATTTGTTCAGGAACTAGTGTTACTTTTACCGCTACTGCCAACAATACTGGTGGAGGGACAATTACGTACACTTTTAGAAGAAACAGCGTAATAGTTCAGACGGGCTCCTCAAACATTTATACTACAAGTTCAATTTCTAATGGTACTAGTTTTAGTTGTAGCATTTCTGTGACCGGTAGTTCTTGTGGTAATCCGACAGCAAGTTCAAATGCAGTTGTGATGAATGTTATTACTACAGTCACGCCAAGTGTTGCATTGGCCCTTAGTCCTATAAGTGGAATTTGTGCCGGAAGTGCAGTTACATTTACAGCTACCCCGACTAATGGAGGTGTATCTCCTACTTACAATTTTAGAGTTAATGGGGTATCGGTTCAAAACACTAATTCAAACACTTATGTAACCAGTACACTTAGCAACGGCCAGACGGTGGATGTAGTAATGACAAGCACCGCGTTGTGCACCACTACTTCGAGTGCTACCAGTAATGTAATTACTGTTGCTATTTTACCGACTCCAACAGTGGGACCCGCTTCCGCGACTCCTTCCGTGAATGTTAATGCTTCTATAACACCGATTACTCATTTGACAACCGGTGCTACTGGTATAGCTCCAGCATCAGGATTACCAGCAGGGGTTATTGCTACATGGTCGAGTAATACGATTACCATAGCTGGTACTCCAACGGTATCGGGTGTCTTTAATTATAGTATTTCACTACTTAGTGTCTGTGGTTCAGCAACGGCAACGGGTACGATAACTGTTAAAAGTGATATTGATGGTGATGGTGTGGATTATGCCTTAGATGGTGATGATGATAATGATGGAATTACAGATGTTTTGGAGTGCGGCTTATGTAGTAATGCCTCTTTTATGAATGGTAATTTTGAAACGCCTGTTATAGCTACTTCCTCGTCAAGTATGGTACCGCTGGCAAATATGTCGGGGTGGATGAACTCGGTTGAGAGTTCTTTTGAAGTTTGGAGCACCGGATTTAATGGTGTGCCAGCTGCTACAGGAAATCAATTTGTTAAATTAAATGCCGGCACTATTTATCAAACATTTTGTTTGAATGGAGCAGGAGGTACTATAAATTGGAGTGTTAAGCACAGAGGAAGAGCAGGTATTGATGTGGCTGCTGTTCGAGTCGGTGCTGCAATAGGTTCTGTTTCAACTATTGCAACATTGTCTGATGGAATAAGCGCTTGGGGGGCTTATGCAGGGACTTATGTTATACCAACTGGTCAAACTTCTTTAGTTATTGCTTTTTCTCCTATTTCTTCGACTGGTGGTGTAAACTTTGGGAATTTTATTGATGATATACAAATTACCATTAATCAAAGTTGTAAAGATTCGGATGGTGATGGGGTTACCGATAATTTAGATTTGGATTCTGATAATGATGGTATTCCGGACATAGAAGAAGCTGGATTTAAGCAGTATAGTAATAATACCGCTACAATGGATATATCCAATGCTGCAAACTGGACGGATTCTAATACTAATGGAATAAGTGATTCCATCGATACAATGATCAGTGCATCAACCTATATGATAGTTGATTCTGATGGCGATGGAATACCCAATTATTTAGATTTGGACAGCGATAATGATTCCTTTTGGGATGTTGACGAGGCAGGTCTTCTCAATGGAGATGGCGATGTTAATGGTGACGGAAAAGGTGATGGGGTGGACACAGATTCCGATGGTATACTCGATCTTTTTGACAACACCACCGTATTTGGAACTAACTTTAGAGTTTATGCTCAGGATACGGACGCGAACAGTATTTCTGATTATCTTCAGTTGGATTCCAACAGTGACGGCATTAAGGATATTCAAACTGGCCTTTATGCCAGTTTTGATGCCAATGGTGATGGAAAGGTGGATGGTTCAGGAGATGCAGATAGTGATGGTATTTTGGATGTTTTGGATACCGATGATGCTGTTAAGGGCTCACCTAGAGACTTGAATCGCAAACTTTATTTGGATTTTGATGGAAGAAATGACTACGCTGAAAATATTTCGGTTTTAGGAGGATTATCCAATGCGACATTAATGGCTTGGGTTGATTTAAATTCAAACTTCAGCACTACTGGTGTTGTTGTGGGCCAAGATAAATTCCAGGTAAGAGTTACTAGCAGTCGAACTTTACAAGTACTTGTTAATGGCTCAACATTAACTTATAGTACAGCACTTAACAAGTCACAATGGTATCATTTAGCAGCCACCTATGGAGGCGGTACCCTTGCACTTTATTTAAATGGCAAGTTGGTTGCTTCACAAGCAGTTGGAGGCGGTATTGCCTCGGATACAAGTAAACTTACAATTGGTAAAAATCCTTTGAGTAGTACCGACTATTTTAAGGGAAAAATAGATGAAGTACGAGTGTTCAATACTGCACTGACAGCACTACAGGTGCAAAGAATGGTTTATCAAGAGATACAAAATTCTTCTACACAGGTTCGTGGATCAATAGTGCCTAAGGATGTTGGTTCGCTACCATTTGCTAATGTAATCCGCTATTATAGAATGGATACCTACAAAGATGATATTGTTGATGATCTAACGACAAGTACAATTGATGTGGGTTCAGGAATGAAAATGTATAACCATAAAGTAATTGCTGTTCAAGAAGCACCGATGCCGTTTACCACTTTAAGGACTGGTACTTTTGCTACCGCCGTTGATGATCCTACCAAGGACATCAGAGGTTTGGATGTATTTGATTCTGATTTTGCAATCATTCAAGTGAAGCATGATATAACAGAAACGGCAAACAGCACAGATTTAGGTCTGTTTATTGATCCAGGATTGACCGTGAATATGACCAACGATACAAAATTACAGAATGATTGGTACTTAAAATTAGATGGTAAGATTGATTTAGTTGGAAAATCACAATTGGTGCAGACTGCTCAGTCTGAACTTGATGCAACAAGTGCAGGATCGTTAGAAAGAGATCAACAAGGTCAATCCAATAAGTTCAATTACAATTATTGGTCTTCCCCTGTGAGTTCAATTAATAATAGTACTATTAATCATGGGTTTACCGTAGCAGGTGTAATGAAAGACGGAACTACAAATTTGCCTCAGAATCTATCATGGACAACAGGCGTTAATAGTTCACCTACAGTTCCTTTAACCTTGAGTAGTTATTGGATTTATAAATTCCAAAATTCGACGAATTCCTATGCAAACTGGTCACCTGTAGGTCAGAATGGAACTTTATTGGCAGGTCAGGGTTACACTTTGAAGGGTAGCGGAAGTTCCACTTTAAACCAAAACTATACTTTTGTTGGAAAGCCTAATAGTGGCACGATTACGTCAATTGTTGGTCCTGGTAACCTTAATCTTTGTGGTAATCCCTATGCATCTGCTATTGATGCCGATAAGTTCATAGATGACAACGCTTCCAGTCTAATAGGAACGCTATACTTTTGGGAGCACTATCCTACGAATTCGTCCCATTATACGATACAATATCAAGGAGGATATGGAACATATACCAAAACTGGCGGTACGCCTCCGGTTGCCCCTTCCGGTATTAGTGGATTAGGATCTAGTAGTAAGGTGGCTAAGCGATTTATACCGGTAGGTCAAGGTTTTTTTGTTACGGGATCAACAAGTGGAGGTACAATAACCTTTAACAATGCGCAAAGATTGTTTATCAAGGAGGACGATACAGTTAATTCTTTTACACTGTTTAAAACTATAAATCGAGCAAGTGCAGACAATGTTGACCCATTAATGAATAATGCGCAGGATGATTTTGAGCAACAACAATTCATGAAAATTCGATTGGGATTCAATGCGACAGATAACCTACACCGCCAAATCTTACTCGGTTTTATGAATGAGCACGCTACTTCAGGATACGATAATGGATATGATGGTATTAGCATTGAAACACTTTCTAACGATATGTATTTTATTAATGGTACTGAAAAACTCAATATTAGTGGCGAAGGATTTTTTAATGTCAATGCTATCTATCCCCTTGGTGTTAAAAATGCAACATCGGGATTAGTGACATTTGTAGTTGATAATAAAGAAAACTTTGATGAGGGTCAGGATATTTTTATCTACGATAATGAATCGGATACATACAACAGCATTAAATCTCAAGCGTATCAGGTTTATTTACCTTCAGGAACTTATGACTCACGATTCTCACTACGTTTTACTGATGGTTCTTCACTTGGAGTTGGTGAAAATGAGGGTCTTTATGGTGTTTCGATAACACATGCGCAGACCAGTAATGTTATTACCATTAAAAATGTACTTCAAGAAGTGATTGTTAAGTCTGTATCCATGTATAATCTGTTAGGACAGCAAATAACCGAGTGGCAGCTAGACGACCAAGATCAGTCTAATATAAAGCTCCAAGTTGGTAACGTAGCCACAGGAACATATATCATCAAAGTCATTACTGATGGAGGAATAATCACGAAAAAGATACTGGCAAAATAATGTTGGAATTTATTTTAAAGTGTAGAGAAGCTCAAACAGAAATCAATCATGTTCATGAATGTTTTGCTTTCCAGCAACAAATGATCTTAATTAAATTAATTACATTGTTATATAATACTATTTATAAATGACCGAAGCTATTCAAGCCTATTTGCATTCAGTGAAGGCGCTTTGCCCAGAAGTAACAGCTAATGAATTGAACTACATTGAAAGTGGCTTAACAATTTCTAAATTAAAAGCCAAGCAGATCTATATAGATGCAAACAGTGTTCAAAGACATATTGGATTTGTTTATTCCGGACTACTACGCGGTTTCTACATAGATAACAATGGCAATCAAATTTCAGTTAAATTCATACGTGAAAACGAGTTTGCAACACATTTTTCTGCCTTTATTACTCAGAACCCAAGTAAATATTACTTTCAGTGTATTGAGCCAAGCATCATAGTTAACATACCCTATGAGCATATACAAGGAGGTTACGAAAAGTTTCCGATTTTGGAAAGATATGGCAGATTGGTTGCCGAGGAGGTTTTAAAGATACTGCAAAAGCGTATTGAGAGTTTCCTTTTTGAGACAGCCGAAGAGCGCTATTTGAAATTTTTAAAAGAGTATCCTGATTTGATTGATCGAGTATCCCTATCTAACTTATGCACATCTCTTGGTATTGAGCGGCAATCATTAACACGAATTAGAAAACGAATTGCGGAAAGCGGTTCTCAACATTAAAAATTATTTTCAGTTCATCACTTTAAGTGTGTAGGGCCGTTTGAATGCACCTACGGATCTTTTGCATGAAATTTTTAAAGGCTAGCTAAGGAACGTTATATATTGTAGTTTATACCATTTACTAAAAAAAATCCTGTAAGAATCTAAATTCTGCCAAGGGGAAGTCAACAAATTTCAAATAATACTAATTATGATTTTATTTAAAAGTAAACGATTTTTAAAAAAGGTTGCATTACCAAAGGCCTGGTCGTATAATATAGGCCTGCTATTTTTGCGGTTCAACTGTGCTTTAATGTTATTTCACGGCTGGTCAAAATTTAACAATTTTGCAAAGGACAGTGCTGAATGGCCTGATCCATTTAATTTGGGTTCAACGTTTAGTTATTCCTTTACTGTTTTTTGCGAGTTAGTTTGCACGCTTTTCTTAGTTTTTGGACTGTTTACCCGTTTTGCTCTTTTTCCTCTTATCGTTCTTCTGTTGGTGATTGTTTTATTCATTCACAAGGGCGAGCCTATAGCAGACCGAGAACATGCGATACTCTATTTGCTACTCTATGCTGCGCTATTTTTTACGGGCCCAGGCGAATACTCTCTAGATAGGCTTATATATAAGAAAGATTACAAGTA
Above is a genomic segment from Flavobacterium phycosphaerae containing:
- a CDS encoding LamG-like jellyroll fold domain-containing protein, encoding MKKLLLGIMKQNYSFSTKKYQLVKSLIATLFLFLSGLNFGLYAQNTLNNVGMTSVASSGGAYSLRKLSSAYTGNAILVRRSSDNTTQNIGFTPAGLLDETTLLAFVGSGNGFVQTWYDQSGFNRHVTQSTLASQPRIVNAGVIERQNGVPSVYFTGSSFLTHTSFPTTGFTGFTANIVARWTTTGTSQATIQTLLDNNHNATQGFDIQDRPDLSGRPLTFGIAANPSGAGVQDNFLSGNGTTRIFTFVANSTTVSGFKEGTALPTASISGTNYTLQNRFVIGAWFNGGTVSRFTTGHLGEVLVFPSALSIANRQALECNQSAYFSIPFVPSGVEFYIQNAAASSACSSADEQVVWKLSDLVNTQSSGNNLIKVNSNGNWDGGAASWNTLSNHGYFQFTASETNTERMVGLSSTNSNASFNSIQYAWYLRNNGTCEIYESGTSRGSFGSYGTTDVFKISVEANVIKYYQNNTLRYISTIAPNLPLLVDVSINNVNGTVSNAIVSNYATGSFTATAVNVASSPSYQWKLNGNNVGTNSTTYSTTALSDNDVVSCVLSYVGVCGSPTSLTSNSVTNKSVSSPTSIDFYIQGTVGTTACNTSDEEVRWKIAELTNTQITGTGNSLRKIQSNNWDGGASSWNTVGNNGYFQFTASETNSARMIGLSTSNVNSNYNTIQYAIYLRSDGQWEVFESGSSRGVYGAYVSNNIFKITVEANVVKYYQNGVLRYISTIAPSLPLLVDVSINSVGGTITNAIVSNYNNGVFTATATNAGISPIYQWKLNGINVGANSPTYTNTALSNNDVVTCTLLPDLPSCSNVTPYTSNAITNKSIGTDASIDFYITGGIASSSCSTVDEQVKWKISDLENVQATTNSLLKIQSNGNWNGGASSWNRVSDNGYFQFTGVETNTARMVGLSSSNVNSNYNTIQFAWYLRNDGICEIYESGSSRGTFGSYAANSIFKIAVKAGVVNYYLNGALVYSSAVVPSLPLLVDVSIHNVLGTVSNAIVSNLSNNTFTAFSSGAGPNPSYQWLLNGSNVGSNSSTYSNAFLTSGDVVSCLLTPDFGGCGTTNYASNAITTVQVGAPTSIEFVIQGTPANTGCNVAKEDVRWLTSSLLNLSTSDNSLIKIQSNGNWDGGAASRNIVSNNGSFEFTATETSTARMAGLSSVNTNANYNTIQFAWYLRNDGICEIYESGTTRGNFGAYTAGTVFKVSVEEMVVKYYLNNVLRYTSTIIPSMPMIADVSIHNIGGTITDAKITNYNAGVFTASSTNAGASPSYQWYVNGASVGTNSSTYTNSSLGGGDVVSCILTPDLSGCFNAQIESNVIVNQQVSNPVGIEFFIQGTAVNTGCIISSEYVVWKGSENSNLLATGNSLLKIQSNGNWNGGAASYNTVSNNGYLEFTASETNTARMAGLSATNINSNYNTIQYAWYMRNDGICEIYESGTTRGNFGAYSAGSVFKIAVEAGVVKYYLNGSLQYISAIAPALPLLVDVSIHNVNGTITNAIVSNFNSGTFTASSTNAGLNPTFQWKLNGMNVGSGGATYTNTNLTNNDIITCQLTPTISGCFGVSPVLSNAISNNFIGQTPIEFYIQANADIAACKTAEENIVWQTASLLNVSASGNSLQKIQSNGSWNGGASSWNTVKNNGFFQFTATETDKARMVGLSSTNTNANYNTIQYAWYLRNDGICEIFESGTSRGSFGAFSGSDRFKIAIESAIVKYYRNDVLTFTSAISPTLPLLVDVSINNVNGTVTNAFISNYYSGLFSALATNAGTSPSFQWKLNGLNVGTNSAVYSNSSIAPNDVVSCILTPSVTGCSASGNIASNAIVNKAIANLTGSDIVVRGTVATATCPNVVSEDVVWNTASLQNVSALGSSLLKTQSNGNWNGGAASYNAVGNNGYLEFTATETTAERMCGLSTSNVNSNFNTIQYAINLRNNGTCQVYESGSLRGSFGSYNAGDRFRVAVESNIVRYYRNGTLFYSSALTPSLPLLVDVSINNVNGTISNAKVVNTNAGTYTVTASNVGASPTYQWKVNGANVGTSSSTYVNTNLQINDVVSCVVTPDASGCDTATYQSNLVTVLSSGNPVVAPISGSTSVCLGDTTQLSNSTPGGVWSSSNAVVATINASGLVTTLAAGTATMTYTVTSGSCSSNAVVMITVNNFTPTVTLSTSSSNICLGSSATFNATALQTGGGAISYSFKINGVSVQSGFSSTFTTTSLLQGDIVTCQISISGGTCLAQTTATSNSIAMVVNAVSTPSVVLSTPSTTNCSGSSATFTATSSNTGGGVISYNFRVNGVSVQNGTINSYVLTNPANGVVVGCDISVLGGTCLSSTTATSNSIVLSIGANSTPTVSITSSATTFCVGNSATITATAMNTGGGTVTYTFLNNGAIMQSGASNVYSSSTIANGSAIKCNITVSGGSCLTSTVAGSNTLNFNVTSPTIVLTSSGTTLCTGANVVFTATASNTSGVGSITYIFQRNGVTVQSGSSSTYSTSTYANGDVFDCVLSVSGGVCSNVVSVTSNPISINALNTTVSITPSANTICSGTSVTFTATANNTGGGTITYTFRRNSVIVQTGSSNIYTTSSISNGTSFSCSISVTGSSCGNPTASSNAVVMNVITTVTPSVALALSPISGICAGSAVTFTATPTNGGVSPTYNFRVNGVSVQNTNSNTYVTSTLSNGQTVDVVMTSTALCTTTSSATSNVITVAILPTPTVGPASATPSVNVNASITPITHLTTGATGIAPASGLPAGVIATWSSNTITIAGTPTVSGVFNYSISLLSVCGSATATGTITVKSDIDGDGVDYALDGDDDNDGITDVLECGLCSNASFMNGNFETPVIATSSSSMVPLANMSGWMNSVESSFEVWSTGFNGVPAATGNQFVKLNAGTIYQTFCLNGAGGTINWSVKHRGRAGIDVAAVRVGAAIGSVSTIATLSDGISAWGAYAGTYVIPTGQTSLVIAFSPISSTGGVNFGNFIDDIQITINQSCKDSDGDGVTDNLDLDSDNDGIPDIEEAGFKQYSNNTATMDISNAANWTDSNTNGISDSIDTMISASTYMIVDSDGDGIPNYLDLDSDNDSFWDVDEAGLLNGDGDVNGDGKGDGVDTDSDGILDLFDNTTVFGTNFRVYAQDTDANSISDYLQLDSNSDGIKDIQTGLYASFDANGDGKVDGSGDADSDGILDVLDTDDAVKGSPRDLNRKLYLDFDGRNDYAENISVLGGLSNATLMAWVDLNSNFSTTGVVVGQDKFQVRVTSSRTLQVLVNGSTLTYSTALNKSQWYHLAATYGGGTLALYLNGKLVASQAVGGGIASDTSKLTIGKNPLSSTDYFKGKIDEVRVFNTALTALQVQRMVYQEIQNSSTQVRGSIVPKDVGSLPFANVIRYYRMDTYKDDIVDDLTTSTIDVGSGMKMYNHKVIAVQEAPMPFTTLRTGTFATAVDDPTKDIRGLDVFDSDFAIIQVKHDITETANSTDLGLFIDPGLTVNMTNDTKLQNDWYLKLDGKIDLVGKSQLVQTAQSELDATSAGSLERDQQGQSNKFNYNYWSSPVSSINNSTINHGFTVAGVMKDGTTNLPQNLSWTTGVNSSPTVPLTLSSYWIYKFQNSTNSYANWSPVGQNGTLLAGQGYTLKGSGSSTLNQNYTFVGKPNSGTITSIVGPGNLNLCGNPYASAIDADKFIDDNASSLIGTLYFWEHYPTNSSHYTIQYQGGYGTYTKTGGTPPVAPSGISGLGSSSKVAKRFIPVGQGFFVTGSTSGGTITFNNAQRLFIKEDDTVNSFTLFKTINRASADNVDPLMNNAQDDFEQQQFMKIRLGFNATDNLHRQILLGFMNEHATSGYDNGYDGISIETLSNDMYFINGTEKLNISGEGFFNVNAIYPLGVKNATSGLVTFVVDNKENFDEGQDIFIYDNESDTYNSIKSQAYQVYLPSGTYDSRFSLRFTDGSSLGVGENEGLYGVSITHAQTSNVITIKNVLQEVIVKSVSMYNLLGQQITEWQLDDQDQSNIKLQVGNVATGTYIIKVITDGGIITKKILAK
- a CDS encoding Crp/Fnr family transcriptional regulator; its protein translation is MTEAIQAYLHSVKALCPEVTANELNYIESGLTISKLKAKQIYIDANSVQRHIGFVYSGLLRGFYIDNNGNQISVKFIRENEFATHFSAFITQNPSKYYFQCIEPSIIVNIPYEHIQGGYEKFPILERYGRLVAEEVLKILQKRIESFLFETAEERYLKFLKEYPDLIDRVSLSNLCTSLGIERQSLTRIRKRIAESGSQH
- a CDS encoding DoxX family protein, producing the protein MILFKSKRFLKKVALPKAWSYNIGLLFLRFNCALMLFHGWSKFNNFAKDSAEWPDPFNLGSTFSYSFTVFCELVCTLFLVFGLFTRFALFPLIVLLLVIVLFIHKGEPIADREHAILYLLLYAALFFTGPGEYSLDRLIYKKDYK